GACGATGCGGCCTTCACGCATCGTAAAAAGCTGCAGAGCGACTCGCTGTCGTTCGCGGTAAAACCCTACGATATCGACGTCTCGGTCGGCGGTCGTCGCCATTTTCTGCGTTTCGCCGAGAGCGATCACGGTCTTGTGCAGATCTCGGTAGCGTGCGGCAAGCTCAAATTTGTCCTGCTCTGCAAACTGCCACATTCGCTGCTCAAGCGACTTCGCAAGCTCCTTGTTCTTGCCGTCCAGCAGCGTTCTGACGTCCGCGGCGGCCTCGGCGTATTCTTGCGGCGTGCACAGCCCTTTCACGCACGGGCCGAGGCAGCGTTTCAGATGATATTCCAGACACGGGCGGGGAAGTTTGCCGTCGATCTCGATGTCGCAGGTGCGAAGCTGAAAAGCACGATTTATCAGATTCAGCGTGTTGCGTGCGAGCGTCGCCGGCAGGAACGGCCCGTAATACGTCGAGCCGTCCTTTACCAGACGACGTGTGATGACCACCTTCGGAAACTCCTCGTTGGTCAGCTTCAAATGCGGATACGACTTATCGTCTTTAAGAAAGATATTGAATCGCGGCTTATGTTTCTTGATGAGATTCGATTCCAGAATGAGAGCTTCGACCTCGTTATCAACGACGATGAATTCAAAATCGGAAATGTATTTTACGAGTTGCCGCGTCTTTGGATCGAGATTGCGGCTCGCCTGAAAGTACGACCGCACGCGGTTGCGCAGGTTCTTCGCCTTGCCGATGTAGATGATCCGCCCCGCTTCGTTCTTGTGAATGTAGATGCCCGCAGCGGTCGGGAGTGTTTTGAGCTTTTCGGCGATCGTCACAGACCTATTCTAACCTTTGCGCACGCCGCGGCACACATTCGACGCGAATTGCGATAAACTCATTTTCGTGCGGACGCTGATCACAGATTCTACGGACGAGGCCGCAGAGATAGTTCGCCGCGGCGGGCTCGTTGCGTTCCCGACCGAGACCGTTTACGGGCTAGGCGCGGACGTTTTCAATGAATCGGCCCTTCGCCGCATCTTTGAAGCGAAACAACGGCCGCCGGACAATCCGCTGATCATTCACATCGCTGATATTTCGCAGATCGGAGAACTTGCCGAACATGTCACCGACAAAGCCCGTAAACTAATCGAAGCCTTCTTTCCCGGGCCGCTGACTGTCGTCGTGAAAAAGTGCGAGAGAGTGTCGAAACTTGCCACTGCCGGACTCGACACAGTCGGTATCAGAATGCCGTCGTTTCCGCGTGCGCATGAGTTTCTGCTCAAATGCGAAACGCCCGTAGCGGCTCCGTCCGCAAACGTTTCGGGCCGCCCGAGTCCGACAACTTGGCAAGCTGTCCGAGAAGATCTCGATGGCAGAATTGACTGCATTCTCCGCGGCGATCCGACTGAGATCGGACTGGAATCGACCGTAGTTGACTGCAGCGATGACATTCCTGTCATTTTGCGTCGCGGTTCTGTGACAATGGAAATGCTGCGCCGCATAGTGCCCGACATCACTGCGGCCGCGGGCAGCGAAGAACTCCGCCGAAGTCCCGGCATACGGCACAAACACTACGCACCGCGTGCGGTCGTTGAACTGGTCAAAACTCCTCCGGAACCGCGTTCTGATGCAGCATTTATCGGACTATCAACGAAGAACGACGGCTGGGGACACTCGCGTTATTGTCGAGACATCGAAGAATACGCAAGGGAAGTTTTCGAATTCTTTCGTGAATGCGACCGACGCGGCATCGCGACGGTCTACTGCCAGAGCGTCGGATCGGCAGGCATCGGCGAGGCGTTGATGGACCGTCTGCGGCGTGCTGCCGAGCGGTGATCAGCGTCTGCGGACCAGGAAAATGCCGTATCTGGTGTTGTCGCCCAGAAGTTCACCCGTTATTACCTCAGAATTTATGAGCGTCTCCGTTCGCTTCAGCGGAGCGATGATAAGTATTTGTCCTGTCTGACTGTCTTCCAGATATTGGGCGATCTCAGTGTCTTTGTCAAAACGCCGCTGCCGTCCGTCTTCAGTCCTTAGCAGGCGTCCCGCGGCATAAAACTCCGCATTGTGCTGCAGCGTATCAAACCCAACCACAAGCTCCGACGTATGACCGCGCTCCGCGGCGGCAGTTATCAGCGATCTCACAGAATCATGATCGGCAAATTTCGGCAGTGCGAACGCCACGATCAAAAAGACAACGACGAGAGTAGATCCGGCGAGTCCTAAGATGGCATTTCGCCATTGCGGGCTTTCAGCAGCTTTCCCGTACGTATACAGCGATGTCATCAGCACCGTTGCGGGGACGGCGGGAAGAATGTATCCCGGCAACTTTGAGCCGGAAAATGAGAAAAAGAAGAGCGGAACCGCTAGCCAAGACAGCGAGAAGAGGAGTAGAGGAGAAGAGGAGGCAAGGAGATCGGGAGTATTCGAATTTCCGGAATTTGCTTCTTGAGTCTCTGCGTCTCGGCGGCGAAAGATCGCTTTAGGTGCCTTCCACAAACCGGCGAAAAACACCGGCATCCACGGTATCGTCATCAGCGGCAGCACCCAAAAATAGAAATGAAAGGGCTGCGGGTGCTGATATTTATTCGACGTAAAACGCGCGAAATGATGCTGCACGAAGAATTCGTCGATGAATTCCCAGCCGTGCAGCATGTACATTGGCAGATACCATGTCGCGGCAACCGCAGCTGCGAGAAATGAGCCCCAAAACAAACTTAGCAAAAGCCCACGCGATGGCCATCGCCACGAGAGAACGAAATACGCTCCGACTATCGCAAAAGGGAAGACGATGCCGATCAGACCTTTTGCGAGCAACGCGACGCCAATGAAGAAATAGAATCCGACGAGTCCCGACTTTTTGCCGCCGCGGTCATAGGCGTAAAAGCAGGCAAGCGACGCCGTAATGGGGAAGGTTACCGTTATGTCGAAACTCGCACCGCGGGCGAAAACCACTATGCCAAGCGTCGTTGCGGCTATCAGCGTCGCAAAGAATGCGAGCTGCTTTCTACCGGTTACAGTTTCCTCTGTGCGGCCGATCAGCCAAATACTTGCGATGGTACCGAGTCCGAACAATGCCGGCCCAAGCCTTGCCGCCCATTCTGAAACGCCGAATATACTGAATGCCGCGATCTGCGACCAGTAGAGAAGTGCCGGCTTCTCGAACCAATGAAACCCGCCGAGCGTGGTCGTTATCCAATCTCCGGTTTGCCACATCTCTCTGGCGACCTGTGCATACCGCGGTTCGTCAGGCCCGAGCAGCGGCACACCGAGCCCGAAAAAATAAAAGATAACGACCGCGATACCGAACGCATACCAAACAAAATTCGGCACGCCCGGCACTGCTGAGTTATTTTGATTTTCGGTTTCGCCCGACATCGATAAGAATGTAAAGTATTGCTGAAAAGGGACTTGTTATCAAATTATGTCTTCTGAAGATAAGCTGCGAGTTGCCGCCATCGGGGTCGGGAGCCTCGGCCGCCATCATGCTCGAAATTATGCAGAACTCGCCGCAGCGGGCGATGTCGAATTTATCGGCGTCTGCGATACGGATTCCACGACCGCGGACGAGATCTCGCGTACTCATTCTTGCGGGAAATTCACCGATTGGCGGGAGCTTCTCGACCGTGTTGATGCCGTATCGATCGCCACGCCGACCGAAACGCATCGCGACATCGCGTGTGCTTTTCTGGAAAAGGGAATCCACGTTCTCGTTGAAAAGCCGATCGCCATCACGCTAGACGAAGCGGACGCGATGATCGCCGCCGCCGAGTCGTCGGGGGCGAAGCTGATGGTCGGCCAACTCGAGCGTTTCAATCCCGCGATGGTGGCATTGCGGCCGCACGTCACCAAGCCGCTTTATTTCGAAATACACCGAGTTTCGCCTTTTCCGAACCGCTCGCTAGATGTGGATGTGGTTCTCGATGTGATGATCCACGACCTGGATGCGGTCCAGTGGATGGTCGGCGAGGACGTTAAGGTCAGCGAGATCAGAGCCGTGGGAATTCCGGTCATTTCCGATAAAGTTGACGCAGCCAACGCCCGCATCGAATTTGAGAACGGGGCCGTCGCGAACATCACGGCCTCGCGTATCGGCACCGAGAAGATCCGCAAGACGCGTTTCTACCAAACGAACGCCTACGTCGTTCTGGACTACGTCACGAAATTCGCGTCGCTGACCTCGATGGACCCGACGGCGTCGCATCCGCTGCTGGGTATTTCGATCAACAGGCTTGAGATCAACGATATTGAGCCGCTGCGTGCCGAGATCACCGCTTTTCTGGATTCGATCCGCAACGACACCGAACCTGCCGTTACGGGCCAAGACGGCCGGCGCGCTCTAGCACTCGCAGTCGGCGTTCTTGAGAAGATCGACCGGCATGCCAAGCGTGTGTTCGCACAATGAAAAACGAACGAATTTCCGAATTTCTTGTTGAGCGTATCGCGGAGGGTGATTTTCCGTCGGCGGTTTATCTTATCGCGGAACACGGCGAGATCGTCTTTCAGGACGCTCTGGGAAATGCTGTGGTCGAACCCCGAGTCATTCCCGCCGGCTTCGACACAATCTACGATGCTGCCAGCCTCACAAAAGTGCTCGCAACGGGACTATTGGTTGCGATCGCGATCGAACGCGGTGATCTGGATCCAAATCAGCCCATCGGAACCATTCTTAGCGAATTTCACATTTCTGTGCACGCCGATGTGACCGTAAATCTTCTTGCGATGCACACTTCGCGGCTGCCCGCATGGAAGCCTTTCTATCTTCTTGTCGATCACGCGGACGAGGTTCTCGACGAGATCGCGAGGACATTGCCGGTTGAAAATACCGGCGGCGTCATTTACAGCGATCTGAATTTCATAACGCTGGCCGCGATACTGGAACGCATATATGACGAGGAACTCGATGTGCTGTTTCACAGAATGATCGCCGAACCGCTCGGCCTCGCGGACACTTTGTTTCGTCCGCCTGCCGACCTGAGGGGCCGAATTGCTGCAAGCGAAAAGGGAAATGAGTACGAACGCCTGATGTGTATTCATTCTGAATTCCTTCCTCCGACGGCTGAAGGCGTCGGCGGCCGCAGTTTTCGGGCTCAGGTGATCTGGGGCGAGGTTCACGACGGAAACGCCTTTTTCATGGGCGGTGTTGCAGGACACGCGGGGCTTTTTTCGACCGCGGAAGACGTTCTCAAAATAGCGTTGCAGTTTTTACCGAAATACTCGCAGCTATTGAAGCCCGAAACCTGTGAACTTTTCCGAACCAATTTTACTAATGGGATGAACGAGGACCGCGCGTTCGCATTCCAGCTTGCCTCAACAAGAGATTCGACAGCCGGGACTAAGATGTCGCCGGACAGCTTTGGACACAATGGGTTTACCGGCACGAGCTTATGGATCGATCCGGTCAAGGATCGCATTTTCGTGCTGCTGACGAACCGCACGCACGCTCATCCGCTGCCGTTCGAGAACATTAACGGCGTCAGGCGCACATTTCACGACATTGCGATAGAATTGCTCGACAACGAAAACTGACGAAATGGAAGTTGGCGATCACAAGCTCGACGTGTCATTCAGGGACGCTCTCAGGTTCTGGATAAAACTCGGCTTCATCTCTTTCGGCGGGCCGGCCGGCCAGATCGCGATAATGCACAAAGAGCTGGTCGAACGCCGCGGCTGGATCGACGACAAGAGCTTTCTGAACGCGCTGAATTTCTGCATGCTGCTTCCGGGACCGGAGGCACAACAGCTTGCGACCTATATCGGGTGGCGGCTGCACAAGATAAAGGGCGGGATCGCGGCGGGTGCGATGTTCGTTGTTCCCTCGGCCTTCCTGCTTCTGATCCTTTCATTCGTGTATGCACGGTATGGAACAGTCAGCGAGGTCGCCGCAGTGCTTGACGGTTTCAAACCGGTCGTCGTCGCCATTGTCGTTGAGGCCGTCATAAAGATCGGCAATAGATCGCTGATAACGGCGATGCATTTTGCCATCGCGATCTTTGCGTTTGTCGGCGTTCAATTCTTGAACGTGCCGTTCCCGCTTATTGTCTTAGCGGCATTACTATTCGGCCTTTTCGCAAGCCGGAATTCCGCCAAGGTAGCCGAGACTGTGGGCGAACCAGCAATGCCGACAGGCCGCTTTCACTTCATTAGGGTCGCGCTCGCCTGCTTTCTCTGCTGGCTTATTCCGCTTGCGGCATCGCTAGTTATATTTGGCCGCGAGAGCGTCGCGACGAAGCTGTATTTGTTCTTCACACAGGCTGCATTTGTGACGTTTGGCGGAGCATATGCTGTTTTGGCGTATGTTAATCAGGCAGCGGTCGGTGCCGGTTGGATAACCTCGGTCCAGGCGGTCGATGGACTTGCCTTGGCAGAAACAACGCCCGGGCCGCTGATAATGGTGCTGCAATTCGTCGGGTTTATGACCGGTTGGCAAAACGCGGGCAATTTCGATCAAACGTTCTTTGCCGTGGCCTGCGCTCTTCTGGTTACGTTCGCTACCTTTCTGCCGTCGTTCCTTTTTATATTCGGTGCAGGGCCGTATCTTGAAAAGATAAGCCGGAATTCACGTTTGAGCGGTGCGCTCGGGTTTGTGACGGCGGCGGTTGTCGGCGTTATACTGAACCTTTCAGTGGTTTTTGGTGCAGCCGTGGTCTGGCAGGATCATCAGTTGAACTTCTTTGCGGCCGCCGCCGCTGTAGCTGCTTTTGTTGCATTGTTCTTTTTTAAGGTCGATGTTGTTATCGTCGTGATCGCAGGCGGAGCGATCAGACTGCTGAAACATCTTTTTGTAGGCTAAATAAAATGGCAACTCGCGCTACTACCAGGCATCTTAACGACAGATTTCGCTCGAGATCTGAGTTCAGGCGTAGTGAGTGTGTACACATGAAGAGATATTTCACAGGAATTGCCCTGTTCGCGTTCGCGGCAGTGGCGTTGATGGCTCAGAACGACCGCACAACGCGTCCGCGTGTAGTCATTACGCCGCCGCCTCCGGTTCTCCAGAACGATACCAATGACAGCAGACAGCCGTCCGCTCCGCCCGTGCTTGGCGGGCGCAGCGGAAATCCATCGCCTGCTCCTACGGTCGAGCCGGTTGAAGATGATGACGATGGCGTGATCCGCGTCGAAACGAATCTGGTCGCGATGCCTGTCTCGGTGCTGGATAAGGACGGGCGTTTTATCAGCGGGCTGCAGCAGCGTGATTTTAAGATCTTCGAGAACGGAGTTGAACAGAAGATCGAGTATTTTCAGTCGGTAGAGCAGCCATTTTCGGTTGTCCTGATGATCGATACGTCGCCTTCGACGCAATTCCGGATCGAAGAGATCCAGAGCTCAGCGATCACATTCGTAGAGAAACTCCGCCCCGGCGACCGCATCATGGTGGTCTCGTTCGATCAGAACGTCAGGGTTCTGACACCATTCACGAACGACCGCAACGTTCTCAGGAACGCGATCAGGCAGGCAAGGTTCGGCGACGGGACCAGTCTGTACGAAGCGGTCGATCAGGTCATCAACCGTCACCTCAGCCAGGTTGAGGGGCGAAAAGCTGTGGTCATATTCAGCGATGGTGTCGATACTACGTCGCGAAGGGCGACCTACGAGAGCACGATCCGAGCAACCGAAGAGATCGACGCTCTTTTTTACACCGTTCGTTACGACACATCTGACTATATGGCCGGCCGAGGAGGAGGCGGAGGATATCCACCGCCAACGACCCGCCGCCCGAGCGGAAGGGTCTCAATGGGCGATATTCTGGCATCTATCATCCTTGGCGGCGGCGTTAATATCGGTACGGGAGGCGGCGGCCGCGGAAATACGCGTGCTGAATATGAAAAAGGCCGCGAATACCTGGAAGCGATCTCTCAAAACAGCGGCGGCAGAAAGTTTGAGGCAGATTCACTGATTAATGTGGACGCAGCGTTCACGGGCATTGCAGAGGAGCTCAGACGCCAGTATTCGATCGGCTATTATCCTGAGAACGTCGGCCAGCCCGGCGAACGGAAGCAGATCCGCATTCGTGTTATGCGTCCCGGCGTGAGCGTTCGTGCAAAGAACAGCTATATCGTGGGACGTCACGGAAACAGCGCGTCAAAATAGGATCGCAGCGAACTCAGATCTCAGTGCCGTCAGCGATGACGGCATTTTTAGGCACTATGATGATGCCGTCGCGAATATAGATAGAGCCGTCAGGTGCATCGTAGTTCTCAATATTCTCTCGATTTATCAGCTTAACGTTGCTGCCGATACGGACGTTCTTGTCGAGTATCGCCTTTTGAATCACGCAGTTCGTCCCAATGCCGATGTGCGGACGTTTCAGCCGCATATTGGTTTCGATCTCGCCCAGCGATTCAAAAAGATCAGAGCCCATGACGATCGAGCTGTCCACTTCGACGCCGTTGTCGATTCGGCTTCTAAGCCCAATGATCGAACGTCGAACCTTTACGCCGTTCAGGATACAGCCTTCTGAGACCATCGAATCGTCGATATCACAGTCGTGAAGCTTTGACGGCGGTAGATAACGGCTGCGTGTATAGATCGGTGCGGTAGTGTCAAAGAAGTTGAATCGCGGCAGCGGCGTCGCCAGATCGAGATTCGCCTCGTAGAATGCCTTGATCGTTCCGATGTCTTCCCAATAGTCCTTGAATAAATTCGCGACAACGCGGTATTGGTCTATTGCCGCGGGAATGATCTCCCGCCCGAAATCGACCCACGAGTTGTCGGTTTTCAACAGATCGACGAGCTTCTTCACGTCAAAAACATATATGCCCATCGACGCCAGATATGGCCGGTTGATGGCTTCGGCGGCTGAAAGGCCGAAATTTGTTGTGTCAACCCGCATCTCGCGAAGGGCATCGCCGGTCGGCTTTTCGCGAAACTCGACGATCTCGCCATCAGCATTGGTTTTCAGCAGACCAAAGCCTTCCGCCTCTTCTTCACGGCATGGAACTACCGAGATTGTAACGTCCGCACCGGATTCGGTGTGCCGCTTTAGGAATTTGCGATAGTCCATCCTGTAAAGGTGGTCGCCTGAGAGGATCAGGAGTGTATCGACCTTCAGATCCTGAATGTGCGGCAGCATCTGCCTGACGGCGTCGGCGGTGCCCTGAAACCAATCGGGATGTTCCTTGGTTTGCTCGGCCGCAAGCACCTCAACAAAACCGGTCGAAAAACGCGAAAATCTGTAAGTTCTAGAAATATGACGATTTAACGACGCCGAATTGAACTGTGTGAGGACGAATATCTGCGTCAGATCGGAGTTGATGCAGTTCGAAACAGGAACGTCGATCAGGCGATACGTCCCGCCAAGCGGAACCGCCGGCTTTGACCTTTCCCGCGTCAGCGGAAACAAACGTGAGCCGGCTCCGCCGCCCAATATCACCGTTACAACGTTGTCGTATCGCCCCATAATAGTGAATAGTGAATAGTGGCAAGTGAATAGTCAAGGAAAGCAGGTAGGCCTTGACTAATCGCGGCTTACAATTCACGATTTACTAACCGAATGTGGAAATTCGTCAGAACTCTTTCATTGATCTTTGTCGGCGGCATTGCGATCTGGCTGCTGTTCGAGGTGATCACATTTCCATCGATCTCTTCTCTTCGGGCGGACAATCCGACGACGACCTCATTCATCGAAAACCGCCTTCAAGAGGCCGCCGCCGAAGGCCGCGAACCACGTAAGTTCATGATCTGGATGCCGATGGAGCAGATCAGCCCGAACCTGCAGCGTGCCGTGATCGCGGGCGAGGATGCGAGGTTTTTCGAACATAACGGTTTTGACTGGGATGCGATACAAAAGGCGTGGGACGAGGCAGTGAAAGAAGGCGAACGCGAGGCAAAGACCGAGGGCGACTTTGACCCGAACAGCTGGATACCTACAATGCCGTCATTCAGACGCGGGGCTTCGACAATAACACAGCAGCTGGCGAAGAATCTCTTCCTTTCAGAAGACCGCAACTTCCTCCGAAAAGGCCGCGAAGCGGTCTACACCTACTTTTTGGAACGAAATCTCTCGAAAAAGCGCATCTTAGAACTGTACCTTAACGTCATCGAATGGGGCGACGGCGTTTATGGTGCCGAGGCGGCTGCTCGGACGTATTTTAACAAGAGCGCGTCGAATCTGACCCGCGACGAAGCGGCGTTCCTCGCCGCGATGGTTCCTAGCCCGTTGAACGTGTTCAACCCGCAAAAGAACCGCAAACGTGTCGTCCGCCGGCAGCGTGTGCTGATGAAATATATGAATTCCGTCAAACTTGCGTATTGACAAGTGGTGCATAATTGAATTAGAAGAGAACGATAAATGAAAGTAATAGCCCTATTTGCAGTAATGGTCTGCGTTGCAACGGTCGGCCTGTCAACGTCCCTTTTTGACGTGACCCGGCATAATTCGAACGTCTGGCCTGATGTTCAGGACGACGTTAAGATGCCGGGCGTCGTTATACTTGGTAAAGGCTCGAAGCTCGGCGGCGTTCGTTTTGACCATGTCAGCCACAACGGCGGCACCTACAGCATTTCGGGCACGGGACCGATCGGCTGTACGGAATGTCATCACGCGGCACGTCCGGCTTCTGAAATTGCCAAACATCCTCCGCTAAAGACAGCCTGGCCTGCCGACCGGACGACCACATTGACGGCAGACCTTTTCGCCAAAGAGCCCGCAGCAGCCGGCGTTGCTAAATGTGCCGACTGTCATGCTCCCGCGGGCGAAAAGCCGAAACTGCTTGAAAAGATACCCGAGATCAAGCATGAATCGAGCGCTGCGATGATATCTCTGAACAATCAGCAGGCGATGCATCGAGCGTGTGCCGGCTGCCATACCGAATACAAAAAGACACATCCTCAGTCTAAAGCACCGACCGCGATGCAGTGCGTCATGTGCCATAAGAAAGGAACTTAGGCCTACAGAGGAGGAAGGGAGTAGAGGAGTAGAAGAAAAAGAGCGTCGCGAAACATTTGCGACGCTCTTTTTTAATGTGATGACAGAAAAAGCGAACTACTACTTCTTCTTGCCTCCGACGATCGTCATCTCATCAACCACCCACTTCGCGTTGCCGAATTTCTCAGTAACGAAAAGCACATAGCGGATATCGACAGAGATCGTGCGGTTCTTTTCGGGGTCATAGTAGAAATCGTTGCCGAGTCCTTCATAGTTCCCGTCAAAGCAGACGCCGACAAGATGGCCGTTCGCGTCCAGGATCGGACTGCCGCTGTTTCCGCCGATGATGTCGGTGGTTGAGATGAAATTCACGACAACCGAATCACCGGTTCCGTATGCACCGAAATCGCGGGCATTGTGGAGCTGACGCAGTTTTTCAGGAACGTCCCACGGATTGATGCCCGTCTCCTTTTCGAACATTCCCTTCATTGTTGTCAGCGGCGAGCGGAATTCCGCCTCACGCGACTGATAGCCTTTCACATGGCCGTACGTGAAACGCAGCGTCGAGTTCGCGTCCGGGTAAACCGTGGCTACGCCTTTCATCTCCGTCAATGCCTGCATATAAAGCAGTCGCAGACGGTCGATCTGCGAAGCGAACTTCTGCGAACGGGCATTTACCGCATTTCTCTCGGCGATGATGCCTCGGACAAAATCCTTGATCTTCTCGCGTTCCGGATTGAAGTCCATCGTCTGCGGGCCGTAAAGCCCGGCGATGCGTTCCGGATTGGCGTAATAGCCGTTAGCGATCGAATTCGCGAATTCAGCCTCAGCATCGCGGCGGGCTTTGCCTTTGAGCGTGCCGAAAAGGTCCTCTGCGGCCTTGAACTTCTGACCCGCAGGCAGATTGTCGAATTCGCGGAAGAAGAACTTCAGCATCTCCAACTCGTGAGCGGCCTCACGGCCTTCGAAAGCCTTTTTGACCTCTTCAAGCTTTGCGGCACGCTTCTCGTTGTCAAGCACCTGATTGGCTGCAATACCCTGAAACACAAGTCCGAGAACCGTCATCGAGTTCGGGTCCGGAAATCGCCGGATAATAACGTCACGCATCTGAGCGGCGTTGGATTCTTCGGAAAGGGCTTTCAATTCAGAAAGCAGCGTCCCATATTTCTGCTGGCGAGCGGGATTTGCCGCGATCCACGCAGCAAGCTTTGCTTCCTCAGCTTCACGCATCTCAACGACACGCGAACGCTTCAGCCTCAAGTGGCCGCCGCCGAACGCCTTACGCGAATTGTCAAAACTCGCGATGTCGGACTGCAGAGCGATACGCTTTTCTTCGTCAGATTCGCCGACCTTGCGAAGGCTGTTGCCCAGAGCGTCAAGCCAGCGTTCGAGGAAAGGGAAGTTGGCGTCGCGGGCATACTTCATCGACCAGCTTTCGCGATAGCGAGTCGTCGAGCCGGGATAGCCGAGCACGAAAACGAAATCACCGTCCTTCACGCCCGCGATGCTCGTGGTGAGGTGTTTTTTCGGCTTGTACGGGACGTTGTTCACCGAATAGTCGGCGGAAGTGCCGTCCGGTGCAGTGTACGCACGCAGGAACGTGAAATCGCCGGTGTGACGCGTCCATTCGAAATTGTCAGGATCGCCGCCGAATACGCCGATGTTCCTGGGCGGTGCGTAAACGACGCGGATGTCCTTGATCTGCTTTGTCTGATAGAGGAAATAAAAGAAACCGCTGTTCAGCATTTGGATGCGGACATTCGAGCCGGCGGGAGCCTTTGCCTGCTCGGCTGCAAGCAGGTCGTCGGTGTTCTTTTTGAGTGCCGCGGCAAGAGCTTCGCCGCTCAGATTCGCGGTGCCCGCCTTGATCTTTGCCGTGACGTCCTCGCTGCGTTCGGTGATGAATATCGAATAGCCTTTCGCGGGTATCTCGCCCGCACGGCTGTCCGTGCGAAAGCCGTTTTCGACGAGGTCGTTCTCGGGCGTGGATGCCGAAACCAGAGCGTCAAAAGCACAGTGGTGATTTGTCAGTATCAGCCCTTGAGGCGAAACGAACTCAGCACTGCAGCCGATGCTGAGACGGATAACTGCATCCGTCAGGCCGCCGCCTGCGGGATTGTAAATATCTGTCGGTTTGATCTTCAGACCCTTGGCTTTGAGCGGCAGCGAGCCGATCTGTCCCGGGGCGAACATTCCTTCGTCGAACCGGGCGAAGACGGAAGAAATTGATGTTAAAGCGATCGCGAAAACGGCGAACGCTGTGATAAGGCGATTAGATCGATTATGCATATTTGTTAGACCTACAAGGAATTTTATTTGGAAGTGCAAATCACGATGATATCAGCAATGAGGTTCAAGAAAAAAACGAGCCGTTCAATAGAAGGCTCGTGTGCGAAAAAGGTTCGATGGTAAATTAATTTGCAACAATGGTCGTCTCGGGCGGCAGAAGCCGTCGCGGATCGGTCGGTCGGTCGTTTATTCGGAGTTCGTAATGCAGATGCGGTCCCGTAGAACGTCCCGTCGAGCCGATCTGTCCGATCTGTTGGCCGCGAGTGACGGTGTCGCCCACGGCGACCTCGATCTTGGAAAGATGCCCGTAACGCGTGACAACGCCATTGCCGTGGTCGATGTCGATGACATTACCGTAGCCGCCGCTATAGCCTGCCTTTACAACAGTTCCGCCGCCGGGAGCTAAGATCGGATCGCCTCGTTCGCCGTCAACGTCCAGCCCTGCGTGAAACTCATACGAGCGCCCGCCAAAAGGATTCCTGCGGAAACCGAACTCGTTGTTCACCTTTCCATTCGCAGGCCAGGCATTGGGAAGGAAAGCTTCTTCCAGCATTTCCGTTGCCTCGCGAATGCCAGCCTCGATATCAGACTCGTTATCGTT
This sequence is a window from Acidobacteriota bacterium. Protein-coding genes within it:
- a CDS encoding M23 family metallopeptidase, with translation MQKNDKAYAFLLTRKNKNRIFIKRVEVSKSLVHFGTFGIILSLVFTSAALALGTAAAIPVFAKVVNEGPAAMQIALMNGKESTESVGAAIEVGELAINSGGPFDENTNDNESDIEAGIREATEMLEEAFLPNAWPANGKVNNEFGFRRNPFGGRSYEFHAGLDVDGERGDPILAPGGGTVVKAGYSGGYGNVIDIDHGNGVVTRYGHLSKIEVAVGDTVTRGQQIGQIGSTGRSTGPHLHYELRINDRPTDPRRLLPPETTIVAN